A genomic window from Chlorobium phaeobacteroides DSM 266 includes:
- the istA gene encoding IS21 family transposase encodes MYNKVKEFAREGLSIRQISRKTGMDRVTVRKFLRMTDEEFSAFLALQKRRLRKLQPYEQFVKDRVTDYPDCSATQVEDWLKEHHPVFPEVTTRTIYSFVQWIRKAYDLPKPKGTPRAYHPVEQLPYGEQAQVDFGEYWMASADACKVKVHFMIMLLSRSRRKFVSFSQQPITTRFVLEAHEQAFSFFEGIPHTLVYDQDSTIVTDENRGAILYTEAFRKYLLHRSLKIHLCRKSDPESKGKIEAGVKYVKYNFLPGRRFVNLEVLNQEALLWLERTANAKEHATTRLIPDAEWQVEKQHLRPFEPLPYPISGTVGKEYHVRKDNTISYRGNFYSLPVGTYAGPGTLVVLEVRQNTLCLYAQEGRLLANHPIESGKGTVVINNNHRRDTSSKLRELQDSLMLLFTNQEHAERFLESIHNRYPRYSRDQFLHVRNAISGCQQKLIDDALAHCVDHHLFSSGEFHDILHHYRKQEEKQSHQAVFNTFRPKTLRSDMDRMLSFVPDSSGITTYENIFS; translated from the coding sequence ATGTACAACAAAGTTAAGGAATTTGCCCGAGAAGGATTAAGCATCCGCCAAATCAGTCGAAAGACGGGCATGGACAGAGTGACGGTGCGCAAGTTCCTCCGCATGACCGATGAGGAATTCAGTGCGTTTCTTGCTCTGCAGAAGCGGCGCCTCCGAAAATTGCAGCCTTATGAACAGTTCGTCAAGGATAGGGTTACCGACTATCCTGACTGCAGTGCAACTCAAGTTGAAGACTGGCTGAAGGAGCATCACCCTGTTTTTCCGGAGGTAACGACTCGAACGATCTACTCTTTTGTCCAGTGGATCCGAAAAGCCTATGATCTTCCAAAACCGAAAGGAACCCCTCGTGCCTATCATCCGGTCGAGCAACTTCCTTACGGAGAGCAGGCGCAGGTTGATTTCGGTGAGTACTGGATGGCGAGTGCTGATGCCTGCAAAGTGAAGGTGCACTTCATGATCATGCTGCTCTCCCGAAGCCGCAGGAAGTTTGTCAGCTTCAGCCAGCAACCGATTACGACCCGTTTTGTGCTTGAGGCTCATGAACAGGCATTTTCTTTTTTTGAGGGCATACCGCACACACTGGTCTATGATCAGGATTCCACCATTGTTACCGATGAGAACCGGGGTGCTATCCTCTATACTGAGGCATTCAGGAAATACCTGTTGCACCGCAGTCTGAAGATCCATCTCTGTCGGAAAAGCGATCCGGAAAGCAAAGGAAAAATCGAGGCCGGCGTCAAATATGTGAAGTACAACTTCCTGCCGGGGCGACGCTTCGTCAATCTTGAAGTCCTGAACCAGGAAGCGTTGCTCTGGCTTGAACGAACAGCCAATGCCAAGGAACATGCCACAACGCGGCTGATACCTGATGCTGAATGGCAGGTGGAGAAACAGCATCTTCGTCCTTTTGAACCCTTACCCTATCCGATTTCCGGTACTGTCGGTAAAGAGTATCACGTTCGCAAAGACAACACGATCTCGTATCGAGGGAATTTCTATAGCCTGCCGGTCGGCACCTATGCAGGGCCGGGGACACTGGTTGTGCTGGAAGTCAGGCAGAACACCCTTTGTCTCTATGCTCAAGAGGGCAGGTTGCTGGCCAATCACCCGATTGAGAGCGGCAAAGGCACCGTGGTGATCAACAACAACCATCGCCGTGATACCTCCTCCAAACTGCGAGAGTTGCAGGATTCGCTCATGCTGCTTTTCACCAATCAGGAACACGCGGAACGGTTTCTTGAAAGCATCCACAACCGTTATCCCCGATACAGTCGAGACCAGTTCCTGCATGTACGCAATGCCATCAGCGGATGCCAGCAGAAGCTGATTGATGATGCCCTCGCACACTGTGTCGATCATCATCTCTTTTCGTCCGGTGAGTTCCATGATATCCTGCACCATTACCGGAAGCAGGAGGAAAAACAGAGTCATCAGGCGGTGTTCAACACCTTCCGCCCGAAAACACTCCGAAGTGATATGGACAGGATGCTCTCGTTCGTGCCGGACAGCAGTGGCATAACCACCTATGAAAACATTTTCAGTTAA
- the istB gene encoding IS21-like element helper ATPase IstB: MERTITTIQEHARELNLTGLAGTVDLLLEEARKSEPSYSDFALTLLESELSCRRKAHLERRRKIANLPLLHDLDHYDSGVQNGISQVQLQQLRQLLWLDQNFNLILIGPSGTGKSYLAGGLCHEALKLGYHALFRTMDDLIQTIRFKEITAAAAREYKRLLSAHLLVIDDIMMFPLEKSVAVGLFQLVNQLHEQTSFIITTNKSPKEWAEMLGDEVLATALLDRLLYKCEVIKLTGKSYRLEHRTTIFEQQQSPEGGGNRRKKQLPLQKGVGNHCKMT, translated from the coding sequence ATGGAAAGAACCATTACCACCATACAGGAACACGCCCGAGAACTTAATCTCACCGGGCTGGCAGGAACCGTCGATCTCCTGCTCGAAGAAGCGCGCAAAAGCGAACCATCCTACAGTGATTTTGCGCTGACCCTGCTTGAAAGTGAACTCTCCTGCCGACGGAAAGCTCATCTTGAACGGCGCCGGAAAATAGCAAACCTTCCGTTGCTCCATGATCTTGATCATTATGACTCGGGAGTGCAAAACGGGATCAGCCAAGTCCAGCTCCAGCAGTTACGGCAACTGCTCTGGCTCGACCAGAACTTCAACCTGATCCTTATCGGGCCAAGCGGAACCGGCAAGAGCTATCTTGCTGGCGGGCTCTGCCATGAAGCGCTGAAACTCGGTTATCACGCACTGTTCCGCACCATGGATGACCTCATCCAGACTATCAGGTTCAAAGAGATTACAGCGGCGGCAGCAAGAGAGTACAAACGATTGTTGAGTGCGCATCTGCTGGTTATCGACGACATCATGATGTTCCCGCTGGAAAAAAGTGTTGCCGTCGGGCTGTTCCAGCTTGTCAACCAACTGCATGAACAGACATCATTCATCATTACCACCAATAAAAGCCCGAAAGAGTGGGCAGAGATGCTTGGCGACGAGGTTCTTGCGACGGCTCTGCTTGATCGGCTGCTCTACAAGTGCGAAGTCATTAAACTGACCGGCAAGAGCTACCGGCTCGAACACCGGACAACCATCTTCGAACAACAACAATCGCCGGAAGGAGGGGGCAATCGTAGAAAAAAGCAACTACCACTTCAAAAAGGAGTAGGAAATCATTGCAAAATGACGTAA
- a CDS encoding IS3 family transposase (programmed frameshift): protein MSEKQRKSFTAQFKAKVALEAIRGEKTLNEIGREFGIHPNLVGQWKREVQEHADGLFEAKRGPKPVDPLADPEKLYAEIGRLKVELSWLKKKGRSVPMKARKSWISDKGPLSVSTQCELAGVTRSGYYGQSKSLMPNTEDLELMKLIDEEYTRHPFYGSRRMKRVLLAQGRKVNRKRVQRLMRNLGLAGIAPGPNTSKPHPQHKIYPYLLRGLVITRPNHVWSTDVTYCRLPGGFMYLTAVIDWYSRKVLAWRLSNSLDSSFCVDCLEEAIRKYGMPEIFNTDQGTQYTSEAFTGVLKSHDIRISMDGRGRALDNIFVERLWRNVKQEDLYLKGYETAVEMMRGLTEYFRFYNIERPHQSLGYKTPDEVYESATGGGARIVVVGN from the exons ATGAGCGAAAAGCAACGCAAAAGTTTTACGGCACAATTCAAGGCCAAAGTGGCGCTTGAGGCAATCAGGGGCGAAAAAACCCTAAACGAAATCGGTCGGGAATTTGGTATCCACCCGAATCTGGTTGGGCAATGGAAGCGTGAGGTTCAAGAGCATGCGGACGGTCTCTTTGAGGCCAAGCGCGGCCCGAAGCCGGTCGATCCACTTGCAGATCCGGAAAAGCTTTATGCTGAAATAGGTCGGCTCAAAGTTGAGTTGAGTTGGCTCAAAAAAAAAG GTCGATCCGTACCTATGAAAGCGCGTAAAAGCTGGATCAGCGACAAGGGACCGTTGTCGGTATCGACCCAATGTGAACTTGCCGGAGTAACCCGGTCAGGGTACTACGGGCAAAGCAAAAGCCTCATGCCAAATACTGAAGATCTGGAACTGATGAAACTTATCGACGAGGAGTACACCCGACATCCGTTTTATGGAAGCCGGCGGATGAAGCGGGTACTGCTCGCCCAAGGGCGCAAGGTCAACCGGAAACGAGTACAGCGTCTGATGCGTAACCTGGGGCTTGCTGGTATCGCTCCAGGGCCCAATACCAGCAAGCCGCATCCGCAGCACAAGATCTATCCATACCTGTTGCGAGGTCTTGTCATTACCAGACCGAATCATGTCTGGTCGACCGATGTGACCTATTGCCGGTTACCCGGCGGCTTCATGTATCTGACGGCCGTCATCGACTGGTATTCCCGCAAGGTGCTGGCATGGAGGCTTTCGAATTCCCTGGATAGCAGCTTCTGTGTTGATTGTCTGGAAGAAGCTATCCGCAAGTACGGAATGCCGGAAATCTTCAACACCGATCAGGGTACTCAGTACACCAGCGAAGCGTTTACCGGCGTACTCAAGAGCCATGACATCCGCATCAGTATGGATGGTCGGGGTCGGGCGCTGGACAATATCTTCGTCGAACGGCTATGGCGGAACGTCAAGCAAGAAGACCTGTATCTGAAAGGCTATGAGACAGCGGTCGAAATGATGCGGGGATTAACGGAATATTTCCGTTTTTACAATATCGAGCGGCCTCATCAGTCGCTGGGGTACAAAACCCCGGACGAGGTATACGAAAGCGCAACAGGTGGCGGTGCTCGTATCGTTGTAGTCGGAAATTAA
- a CDS encoding thiol-disulfide oxidoreductase DCC family protein, which produces MHKSFAALPDNIVIFDGVCNLCEFSVNFIFEHNTAGQFSFTPAQSPLGSSLLRHFGINTSRLDTVVLVRGDRAFTRSAAAIEIASGLDMPWNLLTVFQAVPEPLRDMLYDLIAMNRYQLFGKKEECMLPSEELRRRFLEQLPG; this is translated from the coding sequence ATGCATAAGTCCTTTGCCGCTCTTCCTGATAACATTGTCATTTTTGATGGTGTCTGCAATCTGTGCGAATTTTCGGTGAATTTTATTTTTGAGCACAATACCGCCGGGCAGTTCTCTTTCACGCCAGCCCAGTCTCCTCTTGGATCTTCTTTACTCCGCCATTTCGGTATCAACACTTCGCGACTTGACACCGTTGTTCTTGTCAGGGGTGACCGCGCCTTCACCCGTAGTGCCGCAGCCATTGAAATCGCCTCCGGACTCGACATGCCGTGGAATCTGCTCACCGTTTTCCAGGCGGTTCCCGAACCCTTGCGGGATATGCTGTATGATCTGATAGCGATGAACCGGTATCAGCTGTTCGGAAAAAAAGAGGAATGCATGTTACCGTCCGAAGAGTTGCGCAGGCGTTTTCTCGAGCAACTGCCGGGATAA
- a CDS encoding ATP-binding protein, whose amino-acid sequence MKKETLKTIIRDFHVSPLPTLKRRSQQIPVDTSKIITLVGVRRSGKTSLLFNIISDLLQKGIPITTVLYINFEDERLDLKTEELDLLLQAWQELYPEMRIEECSFFFDEIQNIAGWDKFVRRIYDRGTRNIFITGSNARFLSSDIATTLRGRTISFEVFPLSFSEYLAFREVTPDLNSSHSVALINHHLQHYLDRGGFPEVIGYDDALRNRVLQEYFNVMIYRDLVERYEIKNLPALKFFLKRIVSSATKQFSVNKIYNELKSSGFRIGKNQLYDFLEGAVNIYLAQTLRKHSDSLVDRELGEKKVYVIDTGLLNALDFRFSDDTGKALEQAVFLELRRREKEIYFFREKAECDFIVKQGTVITEAIQVSTTITDTQTRSRELRGLTECCTRFGLQHGVIITLDASEKFEYNGIAVTVTPLYRWLLMP is encoded by the coding sequence ATGAAGAAAGAAACATTAAAAACGATCATCAGGGACTTCCATGTCTCTCCGCTGCCGACCCTGAAAAGACGGTCTCAGCAGATACCTGTAGATACGAGCAAGATCATAACGCTGGTGGGAGTACGCCGCAGTGGCAAAACCTCTCTGCTGTTCAACATCATCAGCGACCTTCTGCAAAAGGGAATACCGATAACCACGGTACTCTATATCAACTTCGAAGATGAGCGTCTCGATCTGAAAACAGAGGAACTCGATCTCCTGTTACAGGCATGGCAGGAACTCTATCCGGAGATGCGCATTGAAGAATGCTCCTTTTTTTTCGATGAAATCCAGAATATTGCGGGCTGGGACAAGTTTGTGAGGCGGATATACGACCGAGGAACGAGAAATATCTTCATCACCGGGTCAAACGCCCGTTTTTTAAGCAGCGACATTGCCACTACGCTGCGAGGCAGAACCATCAGCTTTGAGGTATTCCCACTCTCCTTCAGCGAGTACCTTGCCTTCAGGGAGGTAACACCAGACCTGAACAGCTCACACTCCGTTGCCCTTATAAACCACCATCTTCAGCACTACCTCGACCGTGGGGGCTTTCCGGAGGTGATCGGATATGATGATGCGTTGCGCAACCGGGTATTGCAGGAATATTTCAATGTCATGATCTACCGTGACCTGGTTGAACGCTATGAAATCAAGAATCTCCCTGCGCTGAAATTCTTTCTGAAGAGAATCGTTTCATCCGCAACAAAGCAATTTTCGGTCAACAAAATCTACAACGAGCTGAAATCTTCCGGCTTCAGGATCGGCAAGAACCAACTGTACGACTTCCTTGAAGGCGCTGTCAACATCTACCTCGCGCAGACACTCAGAAAGCACTCCGACTCACTTGTAGACAGGGAGCTTGGCGAAAAAAAAGTCTATGTGATCGATACTGGTCTCCTGAACGCTCTTGATTTCAGATTTTCGGATGATACGGGCAAAGCTCTGGAACAGGCCGTTTTTCTGGAACTCCGGCGTAGAGAAAAAGAGATATACTTTTTCAGGGAGAAAGCAGAGTGCGACTTCATCGTCAAGCAGGGAACCGTCATAACTGAAGCCATTCAGGTTTCAACCACCATCACCGATACGCAAACACGTTCACGAGAGCTGAGGGGGCTGACGGAATGCTGCACCAGATTCGGTTTGCAGCATGGAGTAATCATCACTCTCGACGCATCGGAGAAATTTGAATATAACGGCATAGCGGTTACAGTCACACCTCTCTATCGATGGCTTCTGATGCCATAA
- a CDS encoding DUF2283 domain-containing protein has protein sequence MKVKYFEDTDTAYIELLDKPVFETREISENILIDVDEKGNLVSMTIEHAKENAGLWEFSYQEIPHRETA, from the coding sequence ATGAAAGTAAAATATTTTGAGGATACTGATACTGCGTATATTGAATTACTTGACAAGCCGGTGTTTGAAACTCGTGAGATCAGTGAAAATATACTGATTGATGTGGACGAGAAGGGGAATCTTGTCAGTATGACAATTGAGCATGCCAAGGAAAATGCAGGGTTATGGGAGTTCTCTTATCAGGAGATACCGCATCGGGAAACAGCATGA
- a CDS encoding AbrB/MazE/SpoVT family DNA-binding domain-containing protein → MKVTTKGQVTIPVNIREKLGITPDTEVDFLQEGDRIVIVKRKDATPASRKFKKLRGIATVKMTTDEIMALTREV, encoded by the coding sequence ATGAAAGTGACAACAAAAGGGCAGGTAACGATACCTGTTAACATACGGGAAAAGTTAGGGATAACTCCTGATACAGAAGTCGATTTTCTGCAAGAGGGGGATCGCATCGTGATAGTAAAACGAAAAGACGCAACGCCGGCGAGTCGGAAATTTAAAAAGCTTCGGGGAATTGCGACTGTCAAAATGACTACGGACGAAATCATGGCGCTCACAAGAGAGGTATGA
- a CDS encoding helix-turn-helix domain-containing protein, whose translation MGLTQPEFSRRFGFDVRAVQEWEQKRRHPERSARILLQVIAREPEAVKLALAE comes from the coding sequence TTGGGACTGACGCAACCGGAATTTTCCCGTCGATTCGGTTTCGATGTTCGGGCCGTACAGGAGTGGGAGCAAAAACGCCGCCATCCTGAACGGTCGGCAAGAATTCTCTTGCAGGTAATTGCCCGTGAACCCGAAGCAGTCAAGCTGGCACTGGCTGAGTAA
- a CDS encoding sulfite exporter TauE/SafE family protein, which translates to MHEQILFAVLFLIGLCGSFFAGMLGLGGAIILVPLLLYLPPLFGLPSLDMKQISGMTIVVVFVSSLIALMVQHKNRFVSKPLVAAVGITALVSSFAGAVFSKSTSSDMLLAVFACMAGFAAVIMFIPRKESGGDIPAEQVTFNIPLAIALALIPAFIGGMVGAPGAYIFAPLIIIFLKVPTKVAIGSTLGIAFLASVSGAAGKLLTAQVPYVLTFALLLGAVPGARVGAMLTKKIPAAALKKGLAMVIAFAAIRMWMDVLR; encoded by the coding sequence ATGCACGAGCAAATATTGTTTGCGGTTCTCTTCCTGATTGGGCTTTGTGGATCCTTTTTTGCCGGTATGCTGGGACTTGGTGGCGCGATCATTCTCGTGCCCCTGCTGCTTTATCTGCCTCCACTTTTCGGGTTGCCTTCCCTTGACATGAAGCAGATATCGGGTATGACGATCGTTGTGGTTTTTGTCTCATCGCTGATTGCTCTCATGGTACAGCACAAGAACCGTTTTGTGTCCAAACCCCTTGTGGCGGCGGTAGGCATCACGGCACTTGTCTCCTCGTTCGCCGGGGCAGTATTTTCGAAATCGACCTCAAGTGATATGCTTCTTGCGGTCTTTGCCTGTATGGCCGGATTCGCTGCGGTCATCATGTTTATTCCTCGAAAAGAGAGCGGTGGCGATATCCCTGCAGAGCAGGTAACTTTCAATATTCCTCTTGCCATCGCTCTTGCCCTGATTCCAGCATTTATCGGTGGTATGGTCGGGGCACCCGGGGCCTACATTTTTGCGCCGCTGATTATTATTTTTCTCAAGGTTCCGACAAAAGTTGCGATAGGGAGTACCCTTGGCATCGCATTTCTTGCTTCAGTATCTGGCGCCGCAGGAAAGCTGCTGACTGCCCAGGTGCCTTATGTGCTGACTTTTGCCCTGCTTCTTGGCGCCGTTCCTGGAGCGAGGGTTGGGGCGATGTTGACGAAGAAGATTCCTGCCGCTGCCTTGAAAAAAGGACTTGCCATGGTTATCGCTTTTGCGGCAATCCGGATGTGGATGGATGTGCTCCGATGA
- a CDS encoding DsrE family protein has product MKLGIIIYSDDPETVWNTFRFALKATEEGELVTVFLTGRGVEADTDVLDTGRFEVNELKRRFLAAGGVLLCCGTCSMTLRGKTPVSASKGGLKDMLDIIRDSDRVLTF; this is encoded by the coding sequence ATGAAGCTTGGGATTATCATCTATTCGGACGATCCGGAAACGGTCTGGAATACCTTTCGGTTCGCCCTCAAAGCTACTGAGGAGGGGGAGTTGGTAACGGTTTTTCTCACTGGCAGAGGTGTCGAGGCAGATACGGATGTTCTCGATACCGGACGCTTTGAAGTCAACGAGTTGAAGCGGCGGTTTCTGGCGGCTGGTGGGGTTCTTCTTTGTTGTGGTACCTGCTCGATGACTCTGAGAGGGAAAACTCCGGTTTCGGCTTCAAAAGGCGGACTTAAGGATATGCTCGACATTATCCGCGACTCTGACCGGGTGCTCACATTTTAA
- a CDS encoding ArsR/SmtB family transcription factor has product MTTKQELKALVYEQVARIGKALSSPKRLELLDLLAQGEKSVEILANEAGIDKQLASAHLKALREARLVNTRREGKYIFYRLSAQSVSRLCVNLRETAEEHLVELRDALAQMTSQPETLVSETREVLLEKARKGEIVVIDVRPPTEFNIAHLPYARSMPLTEIEQRLAELPRDKEIVAYCRGPFCLLSEDAVAMLGAHGFHIKRMLDGVSEWEAAGLSLEHG; this is encoded by the coding sequence ATGACAACAAAACAAGAACTGAAAGCGCTGGTTTACGAGCAGGTTGCCCGGATCGGCAAGGCCCTGTCCAGCCCAAAACGGCTTGAATTACTGGATTTGCTGGCACAGGGGGAAAAGAGTGTCGAGATTCTGGCAAACGAAGCCGGCATCGACAAGCAACTTGCCAGTGCTCATCTCAAAGCTTTGCGCGAGGCACGACTCGTCAACACCCGACGCGAAGGAAAGTACATTTTCTATCGACTGAGCGCACAAAGCGTCTCCCGTCTTTGTGTGAACCTTCGTGAAACAGCCGAAGAGCATCTTGTCGAATTGCGGGATGCATTGGCTCAGATGACAAGTCAACCGGAAACGCTGGTCTCGGAAACGCGAGAAGTTCTCCTGGAAAAAGCCAGAAAAGGAGAAATCGTAGTTATTGATGTTCGGCCCCCCACAGAGTTCAACATTGCCCACCTGCCCTACGCCCGTTCCATGCCCCTCACGGAAATCGAACAGCGTCTTGCCGAACTCCCACGAGACAAGGAGATTGTCGCCTATTGCCGAGGGCCATTCTGCCTGCTGTCAGAGGATGCCGTGGCGATGCTGGGCGCTCATGGCTTCCATATCAAGAGAATGCTCGATGGCGTCAGCGAATGGGAAGCGGCCGGTCTCTCTCTGGAACACGGTTGA
- a CDS encoding class I SAM-dependent methyltransferase yields the protein MITGNPFETYAVDYDKWFETAAGANLFQLELDCLKKAVDTKKMRWLEVGVGSGRFACALGITTGADPAPAMVKIASSRGIETITAPAEALPFNDASFDGVLISCAICFVQNPTQALVECHRVLKEGGQLVIGFIPSDSRWGEYHAQRGKEGNPFYAAARFYSSAKLRRLTERNGFICNAGYGCMLPSPDAQLDNDGLHRKAGMDKGFMVLSFYKKNI from the coding sequence ATGATTACCGGAAACCCATTCGAAACGTATGCCGTCGATTACGACAAATGGTTTGAAACAGCTGCCGGAGCGAATCTGTTTCAACTCGAACTGGACTGTCTGAAAAAAGCCGTCGATACGAAAAAAATGCGATGGCTTGAAGTGGGAGTCGGATCAGGCCGTTTTGCCTGTGCACTTGGAATCACTACCGGTGCCGACCCCGCTCCAGCAATGGTGAAAATCGCTTCCAGCCGTGGCATCGAGACCATAACGGCTCCAGCAGAAGCATTGCCATTCAATGACGCCTCGTTTGACGGCGTGCTCATATCATGCGCGATCTGCTTTGTGCAGAACCCGACGCAAGCCTTGGTCGAATGTCATCGGGTTCTCAAGGAAGGAGGACAACTGGTCATCGGGTTTATTCCTTCAGACAGCCGGTGGGGAGAGTACCATGCCCAAAGAGGAAAAGAGGGAAACCCGTTTTATGCAGCAGCACGGTTCTATTCTTCGGCAAAACTCAGGCGTTTGACTGAACGTAATGGATTTATCTGCAATGCCGGGTATGGCTGCATGCTGCCTTCTCCTGATGCACAGCTTGATAATGACGGCTTGCATCGGAAAGCAGGCATGGACAAAGGGTTCATGGTGCTTTCGTTTTATAAAAAAAACATATAA
- a CDS encoding CGGC domain-containing protein — protein sequence MKVGIIRCQQTEDMCQGNTDFKVASTGRMAFAETGPVEITGFVSCGGCPGKRAVARAKMMSDRGAEAIVLASCISKGNPVGMPCPNFSEMREAIRKKVGENILIIGWTH from the coding sequence ATGAAAGTCGGTATAATCCGCTGCCAGCAGACGGAAGACATGTGCCAGGGGAATACGGATTTCAAGGTCGCGTCAACAGGCAGGATGGCCTTTGCTGAAACCGGGCCGGTCGAGATTACGGGATTTGTGAGTTGCGGCGGATGCCCGGGAAAGCGTGCGGTTGCGAGAGCGAAAATGATGAGTGACCGGGGAGCGGAAGCTATTGTGCTTGCTTCCTGTATTTCGAAAGGCAATCCTGTAGGAATGCCCTGCCCCAACTTCAGCGAAATGCGTGAAGCAATCCGCAAAAAAGTCGGGGAAAACATTCTGATTATCGGCTGGACACATTAA
- a CDS encoding VOC family protein, with protein sequence MKMKKNVAAVCVMLMAGNAVAAEKTAEQLVAGKKQADITYRQLMEIMGTASTMINEGLVRENSRMVRDGVDLVINHPAPNHKPWLIVAPKDQEEFKKTLVAYDPILDSQAEQIAVEAGKPDWNAANSAASTLMGTCIACHASWKDKTIEIKKLL encoded by the coding sequence ATGAAGATGAAGAAAAACGTGGCGGCGGTTTGCGTCATGCTGATGGCCGGTAACGCTGTTGCTGCCGAAAAGACAGCCGAACAGCTTGTTGCCGGTAAAAAACAGGCCGATATCACCTATCGGCAGTTGATGGAGATCATGGGGACGGCTTCAACCATGATCAACGAGGGGCTTGTTCGCGAAAACTCCCGGATGGTCAGGGACGGTGTGGATCTGGTGATCAATCATCCGGCTCCAAACCATAAACCATGGCTCATTGTTGCCCCCAAAGACCAGGAGGAGTTCAAAAAAACTCTCGTGGCTTATGATCCGATTCTCGATTCCCAGGCTGAGCAGATTGCAGTGGAAGCGGGAAAACCGGACTGGAATGCAGCGAACAGTGCAGCGTCAACGCTGATGGGCACCTGTATCGCATGTCATGCAAGCTGGAAAGATAAAACGATCGAAATAAAGAAGCTGCTATGA
- a CDS encoding metal/formaldehyde-sensitive transcriptional repressor, which produces MAHTKEGRKKLLNRVRRIKGQIDALEMALEQEISDCSAVLQQIASIRGAVGGLMMTVLEGHIREHIGAENISPKQRNADTEQVISVLRSYVK; this is translated from the coding sequence ATGGCCCACACGAAAGAAGGCCGAAAAAAGCTGTTAAACCGTGTTCGCAGGATCAAGGGACAGATAGATGCGCTTGAAATGGCGCTTGAGCAGGAAATATCCGACTGTTCAGCCGTTCTCCAGCAGATAGCCTCCATACGGGGGGCGGTCGGAGGATTGATGATGACCGTTCTGGAAGGTCATATCCGAGAACATATAGGAGCCGAAAATATTTCGCCGAAGCAGCGGAACGCAGATACCGAACAGGTCATATCGGTGTTGCGCTCCTATGTGAAGTAG